One Elaeis guineensis isolate ETL-2024a chromosome 10, EG11, whole genome shotgun sequence genomic window carries:
- the LOC140852212 gene encoding zinc finger BED domain-containing protein RICESLEEPER 1-like encodes MRGNLKRHSQSCVRKDTRDIGQMFFSHDMSMRKSSFDPEKFRKKLVAAVIMHDLPLSSVEYTGIRALLSYLREEVVFISRNTCKANTLKMHKREKNKIKCMLEEAPGKIGLAFDLWTSITTDGYLSLTVHFIDKDWELHKRVLNFSYMPPPHRGVALSEKVNILLVEWGIETKLFSLTLDNASSNDVFVDMLKSHLNVKKSLLLLNADIYFFLEFDIDTFESEELGIASQKN; translated from the exons ATGAGAG GCAATCTCAAACGCCACAGTCAAAGTTGTGTTAGGAAGGATACTCGTGACATTGGGCAAATGTTTTTTAGTCATGATATGTCAATGAGGAAGAGTTCATTTGATCCTGAAAAATTTCGCAAGAAGCTTGTTGCTGCAGTCATTATGCACGATTTGCCATTGTCTTCTGTGGAGTATACTGGTATTAGAGCTTTACTTTCCTATTTACGTGAGGAAGTTGTTTTCATCTCTAGAAATACTTGCAAAGCTAATACATTGAAAATGCATAAGAGAGAAAAGAACAAAATTAAGTGCATGCTTGAGGAAGCACCTGGTAAAATTGGCCTTGCTTTTGATTTGTGGACTTCTATTACTACTGACGGATACTTATCACTCACTGTACACTTCATCGACAAAGATTGGGAATTACATAAAAGAGTGTTGAATTTTTCATACATGCCACCTCCACATAGAGGCGTGGCTTTGAGTGAAAAAGtgaatattttgttagttgagTGGGGAATTGAAACTAAATTGTTTTCATTGACTTTGGACAATGCTTCCTCGAATGATGTGTTTGTTGATATGCTGAAATCACATTTGAATGTGAAAAAATCACTA TTATTGCTAAATGCTGATATTTATTTCTTTTTGGAGTTTGATATTGATACTTTTGAGAGTGAAGAATTGGGTATAGCTTCTCAGAAAAACTGA